A section of the Pseudovibrio sp. M1P-2-3 genome encodes:
- a CDS encoding PTS sugar transporter subunit IIA has protein sequence MIGLVLVTHGRLAEEFKLALEHVVGPQERISTICIGPDDDMEQRRQDIVKSVESVNDGSGVVLLTDMFGGTPSNLAISVMNGGTIEVVAGVNLPMLIKLASIRHELPLAQAVEEARNAGQKYISVASQVLSGQG, from the coding sequence ATGATAGGTCTGGTTCTTGTCACACATGGTCGATTGGCAGAAGAGTTCAAATTGGCTCTGGAGCACGTTGTTGGTCCTCAGGAACGTATTTCAACAATTTGTATTGGCCCAGATGATGATATGGAACAACGTCGTCAAGATATTGTGAAATCTGTAGAGAGCGTCAATGACGGATCGGGCGTTGTTCTGCTGACGGATATGTTTGGAGGTACGCCCTCCAATCTGGCGATTTCTGTTATGAATGGGGGAACAATCGAGGTTGTTGCCGGTGTAAATCTTCCCATGCTCATCAAACTTGCAAGCATAAGACATGAGTTGCCTTTGGCACAGGCTGTTGAAGAAGCCCGAAATGCGGGGCAGAAATATATCTCAGTCGCAAGTCAGGTGTTGTCTGGCCAAGGATAG
- a CDS encoding HPr family phosphocarrier protein produces MSNEYSVGRSLTIVNSRGLHARASAKLVKLVEAFDARVEVSKDGQTVGGTSIMGLMMLAASIGCSIEVSVSGKQRNEALDAIAELVEDGFGERD; encoded by the coding sequence ATGTCGAATGAATATAGTGTGGGGCGAAGCCTCACCATAGTGAACTCTCGTGGACTCCATGCCCGTGCCTCCGCAAAGCTTGTGAAACTGGTGGAGGCCTTTGATGCCCGTGTGGAAGTTTCTAAAGATGGGCAGACTGTGGGCGGTACGTCTATTATGGGGCTGATGATGCTGGCCGCTTCCATCGGGTGTAGCATTGAGGTGAGCGTGTCGGGTAAGCAACGTAATGAGGCGCTCGACGCCATTGCCGAGCTGGTTGAAGACGGCTTTGGAGAAAGAGACTAA
- a CDS encoding XdhC family protein, producing MTLQDKYAPAHHVLTIAQDWLAQGRRLALATVIQTWGSAPRPVGSPLLIDQAGNFEGSVSGGCVEGAVIIEALETIETSKATLLEFGVDNETAWQVGLTCGGKISIRVEPVFETNLPQIIEDLNTARAQRKPAILLTNLEENTHTLVSSPESVTSPLLQKEITQRFHSGKSGLVSIKDGQSVFLTVQIPSPRLIVVGAVHIAQALVPMAQSTGFDVSVIDPRSAFATKERFPQVALYDQWPQDVLEEIKLDPYTAVALLTHDPKIDDTPLMEALNTGCFYVGALGSKKTHASRRERLAKAGIPEPLIDRISAPIGLNIGAATPAEIAVSILSQIIAFLRNPQPHVFQGDQT from the coding sequence ATGACCTTGCAAGATAAATATGCTCCAGCCCATCATGTCCTCACCATCGCGCAGGACTGGCTGGCTCAAGGCCGCCGCCTTGCACTGGCAACTGTCATACAGACATGGGGATCCGCGCCGCGCCCCGTTGGCAGTCCGCTGCTCATAGATCAAGCCGGAAACTTTGAAGGCTCGGTCTCCGGAGGCTGCGTGGAAGGGGCAGTGATTATTGAAGCACTGGAGACAATAGAGACAAGCAAAGCCACCCTCTTGGAATTTGGCGTGGACAATGAAACCGCATGGCAGGTGGGGCTTACTTGCGGCGGCAAAATTTCCATTCGCGTGGAGCCCGTATTCGAGACCAACCTGCCACAAATTATCGAAGACTTGAACACCGCCCGCGCACAGCGTAAACCCGCCATTCTTCTCACCAATCTGGAGGAGAACACCCATACTCTGGTCTCTTCACCAGAAAGCGTGACCTCCCCTCTTTTGCAAAAGGAGATTACGCAGCGTTTTCACTCGGGAAAATCCGGTCTGGTATCCATTAAGGACGGTCAGTCCGTGTTCCTCACCGTTCAAATCCCCTCCCCCCGCCTTATTGTGGTGGGCGCCGTACACATTGCGCAAGCGCTTGTTCCCATGGCCCAAAGCACCGGTTTTGATGTGAGCGTGATCGACCCCAGAAGCGCATTTGCCACCAAGGAGCGCTTCCCCCAAGTGGCATTATATGATCAATGGCCGCAGGATGTTCTGGAAGAAATCAAGCTGGACCCCTACACAGCGGTTGCCCTACTCACCCATGATCCAAAGATAGATGACACCCCGCTTATGGAGGCGCTCAACACAGGGTGTTTCTATGTTGGTGCCCTTGGCAGCAAAAAAACCCATGCAAGCCGCCGGGAGCGGCTTGCAAAAGCGGGTATACCCGAACCGCTCATCGACAGGATCTCGGCGCCCATTGGCCTGAATATCGGTGCGGCAACGCCAGCCGAAATTGCCGTCTCCATTCTTTCCCAAATCATTGCTTTTCTGCGCAACCCACAGCCCCACGTTTTCCAAGGGGATCAGACCTGA
- a CDS encoding phosphoenolpyruvate carboxykinase has translation MNEFGLRNSESGSENFGFTQVKNLYWNLQAAELYEYSIQRGETQIVDGGALLAETGKHTGRSPNDKFIVKDSLTEDTVWWDNSGAINKDNFDTLLADMLDHAKGMDLFAQDLYGGADKAHRLPVRVYTEYAWHSLFIRNLLIRPERSTLASFLPDMTIVDLPSFKADPARHGSRSETVIACDFTRKIVLIGGTAYAGEMKKSVFSMLNFLLPADGIMPMHCSANVGDEGDAAVFFGLSGTGKTTLSADASRTLIGDDEHGWGPQGVFNFEGGCYAKTIKLSRESEPEIFATTQRFGTILENVVVDENRKPDFDDSSKTQNTRCAYPIHFIPNASDSGTAPHPKNIIMLTADAFGVLPPIAKLTSAQAMYHFLSGYTAKVAGTERGVTEPQATFSTCFGSPFMPRHPSEYGKLLKDLIHKHDVNCWLVNTGWTSGAYGVGHRMPIKETRALLRAALDGSLNNSEFRTDSNFGFQVPIHVPNVDTSILDPRSTWQNPDDYDIQAAKLVNMFADNFHIFEAYVDEEVLGAAPILKNAAE, from the coding sequence ATGAATGAGTTCGGTTTACGAAATTCCGAATCTGGGAGCGAGAACTTTGGCTTTACGCAAGTCAAAAATCTGTATTGGAATTTGCAGGCTGCTGAACTCTATGAGTATTCCATTCAGCGCGGCGAAACACAGATTGTTGATGGTGGTGCACTCCTTGCTGAAACCGGAAAGCACACTGGAAGGTCTCCAAATGACAAATTCATTGTTAAGGATAGCCTGACTGAAGATACTGTCTGGTGGGATAACAGCGGAGCAATTAACAAGGACAACTTCGACACCTTGCTTGCCGACATGCTGGACCACGCAAAAGGCATGGATCTTTTTGCTCAGGACCTTTACGGCGGAGCCGATAAAGCCCACCGCCTGCCGGTTCGCGTTTATACAGAATATGCATGGCATTCCCTGTTCATCCGCAACTTGCTTATCCGTCCAGAGCGCAGCACCTTGGCGTCCTTCCTGCCGGACATGACAATTGTTGACCTGCCAAGCTTCAAAGCTGACCCAGCGCGACATGGCAGCCGCTCGGAAACAGTGATTGCCTGTGACTTCACCCGCAAAATCGTTTTGATTGGCGGCACTGCATATGCCGGTGAAATGAAGAAGTCTGTCTTCTCCATGCTCAACTTCCTCCTGCCAGCCGACGGCATCATGCCAATGCACTGTTCTGCCAACGTGGGAGATGAGGGAGATGCAGCTGTCTTCTTCGGCCTGTCCGGCACTGGCAAGACCACTTTGTCCGCCGACGCCTCTCGCACCTTGATCGGTGATGACGAGCATGGCTGGGGACCACAGGGTGTCTTCAATTTTGAAGGTGGCTGTTACGCGAAGACTATCAAGCTTTCCCGCGAATCCGAGCCGGAGATTTTCGCCACAACACAGCGCTTTGGAACAATTCTGGAAAACGTGGTTGTTGACGAGAACCGCAAGCCGGATTTTGATGATAGTTCCAAGACCCAAAATACCCGTTGCGCCTATCCGATTCACTTTATTCCCAATGCAAGTGATAGTGGAACAGCGCCGCATCCCAAAAATATCATCATGCTGACTGCCGATGCTTTTGGTGTTCTGCCACCTATTGCAAAGCTCACCAGCGCGCAGGCCATGTATCACTTCCTCTCCGGTTACACAGCCAAAGTTGCCGGTACCGAGCGGGGCGTTACAGAACCACAGGCTACGTTCTCAACCTGCTTCGGTTCACCTTTCATGCCCCGTCACCCTTCCGAGTATGGCAAACTGCTGAAAGATCTGATCCACAAACATGATGTGAACTGCTGGCTGGTGAACACCGGCTGGACAAGCGGCGCTTACGGCGTTGGCCACCGCATGCCTATCAAGGAAACCCGAGCCCTGCTGCGTGCAGCCCTTGACGGCTCTTTGAATAATTCGGAATTCAGAACGGACAGCAACTTCGGTTTTCAGGTTCCGATCCACGTTCCTAACGTTGACACGTCTATTCTGGACCCGCGCAGCACATGGCAAAACCCAGATGACTACGACATTCAGGCCGCCAAGCTGGTTAATATGTTTGCCGATAATTTCCATATTTTCGAAGCATACGTAGACGAAGAAGTTCTTGGTGCGGCCCCTATCCTGAAAAACGCAGCAGAGTAA
- a CDS encoding stimulus-sensing domain-containing protein produces the protein MAVEKQRGPEQGLEENSVRASGKGVKVSPLRWLRRKQVRRRVFSRWRDFMGTFVLSSLTRRILILNLFGLVAMVVGILYLNQFRAGLIDARVQSLLTQGEIIAGAIAASATADTDTITLDPEQLLRLEAGESVSPRGSIGNLDFPINPERVGPVLRRLISPTKTRARIYDPDGTLLLDSRHIYDYNQIFRYDLPSPDEEQESWYIKLWQKTKLWMRRSELPLYQEVGAADGLEYAEVEAALSGTPASVVRLSDKGEMIVSVAVPIQRFRAVLGTLLLSTQGGDIDSIIAAERWAILKIFMVAAVVVIILSVLLAGTIAGPVRRLSEAAQRVQRSIKSREEIPEFPGRHDEIGNLARVLRGMTNALYGRMDAIESFAADVAHELKNPLTSLRSAVETMPLAKNESSRQRLLEVIQHDVQRLDRLITDISEASRIDAEMAREETEEFDLSILLKTIVEIANERTRKGEAHIELELASSKMQKPYVMSGNDERLGQVFNNLIDNARSFSPSGASVVVRAKRVGGNIVVTVEDSGPGIGEDVMERIFERFYTDRPETEGFGNNSGLGLSICRQIVDVHDGTITAQNRLEESSQNVLGAIFKVVLPSR, from the coding sequence ATGGCAGTTGAGAAACAACGTGGACCTGAACAAGGTCTCGAAGAAAATAGCGTGCGCGCATCTGGCAAAGGCGTAAAGGTTTCCCCCTTGCGCTGGTTACGGCGCAAGCAGGTGCGCCGCCGGGTGTTCTCCCGCTGGCGCGACTTTATGGGAACCTTTGTTCTTTCTTCCCTGACCCGGCGGATTCTTATTTTGAATCTGTTTGGCCTTGTGGCCATGGTGGTGGGTATTTTGTACCTGAACCAGTTTCGTGCGGGTCTTATTGATGCGCGTGTGCAGTCTCTCCTCACTCAAGGGGAGATTATTGCCGGTGCCATTGCAGCTTCTGCCACAGCCGATACGGATACCATTACACTGGACCCCGAGCAGCTTTTGCGGCTTGAAGCAGGGGAAAGCGTCAGCCCGCGTGGCTCCATTGGTAATCTGGACTTTCCTATTAATCCCGAGCGGGTTGGGCCGGTATTGCGCCGTTTGATCTCGCCGACCAAGACGCGGGCCCGTATCTATGATCCAGATGGAACGCTGCTGCTCGATTCCCGTCACATCTACGATTATAATCAGATTTTCCGCTACGATCTGCCCTCTCCCGATGAGGAGCAAGAGAGCTGGTACATCAAGCTCTGGCAAAAAACCAAGCTTTGGATGCGGCGGAGCGAGTTGCCTCTCTATCAGGAAGTGGGGGCAGCCGATGGTCTGGAGTATGCAGAGGTTGAAGCAGCTCTTTCGGGAACGCCAGCCAGTGTGGTTCGCCTTTCAGACAAGGGAGAGATGATTGTTTCCGTAGCTGTGCCTATTCAAAGGTTCCGCGCTGTTCTCGGGACACTTCTTCTTTCTACGCAAGGGGGTGATATTGATAGCATTATTGCCGCAGAGCGTTGGGCAATCCTGAAAATATTCATGGTAGCGGCTGTTGTGGTGATTATTCTGTCAGTTCTGCTGGCGGGAACCATTGCCGGTCCTGTACGGCGCTTGTCGGAGGCGGCACAAAGGGTGCAGCGAAGTATCAAGTCCCGTGAGGAGATTCCGGAATTTCCGGGCCGTCATGATGAGATTGGCAACTTGGCTCGTGTTCTGCGGGGGATGACCAACGCCCTTTATGGCCGTATGGATGCTATCGAGAGTTTTGCCGCAGATGTGGCTCATGAGCTTAAAAACCCGCTCACTTCTCTTCGAAGTGCAGTAGAAACCATGCCGCTTGCCAAAAACGAATCCTCACGGCAGCGATTGCTGGAGGTGATTCAGCATGATGTGCAGCGTCTGGACCGGTTGATTACGGATATTTCCGAGGCATCGCGTATTGATGCAGAAATGGCGCGTGAGGAAACCGAAGAATTCGATCTTTCTATCCTGCTCAAGACAATTGTTGAAATTGCCAATGAGCGCACCCGTAAAGGTGAGGCGCATATCGAGTTGGAACTGGCCTCCTCCAAAATGCAAAAGCCCTATGTCATGTCAGGAAATGACGAGCGGTTGGGGCAGGTCTTTAACAATCTTATCGACAATGCCCGCTCGTTTTCACCTTCCGGTGCTTCGGTGGTGGTGCGCGCTAAGCGGGTAGGCGGCAATATTGTGGTAACGGTAGAAGACAGCGGGCCGGGGATTGGCGAGGATGTCATGGAAAGAATATTCGAAAGGTTCTATACTGATAGGCCCGAGACGGAAGGTTTCGGGAATAACTCCGGTCTTGGCCTTTCAATCTGCCGCCAGATTGTAGATGTCCATGACGGGACAATCACTGCGCAGAACCGCTTGGAAGAGAGCAGCCAAAACGTGCTGGGAGCAATCTTTAAGGTCGTTTTGCCCTCCCGCTAG
- a CDS encoding HPr kinase/phosphorylase, protein MDNPALHGTCVLLRTEAVFIRGVSGSGKSTLAHILMNHERSQGHFACLVSDDRVYVRSVNGFLIASAPPAIAGLMEVRGRGPVEVPHLNNALVSLVVELLPIALVERMPEEENMTTEIHGTKIPYQAVPVGDLTAAQRLVEAALSFIRLQK, encoded by the coding sequence ATGGACAATCCGGCCCTACATGGAACCTGCGTCCTTTTACGGACGGAAGCTGTTTTTATTCGTGGGGTTTCTGGATCGGGAAAGTCCACGCTGGCGCACATCTTGATGAATCATGAACGCAGTCAGGGACATTTTGCCTGTCTTGTTTCAGACGACAGGGTATATGTTCGCTCGGTGAACGGGTTCCTGATCGCCTCTGCCCCGCCAGCTATTGCCGGTTTAATGGAGGTAAGGGGGCGTGGTCCTGTTGAAGTTCCCCACCTTAACAACGCTCTGGTGAGTCTTGTAGTTGAATTACTGCCTATCGCGCTCGTAGAGCGAATGCCGGAAGAAGAAAACATGACAACGGAGATTCACGGCACCAAAATTCCCTACCAAGCTGTTCCTGTTGGCGATTTAACTGCAGCTCAACGGCTTGTTGAGGCCGCTTTGAGCTTTATTCGCCTACAAAAGTAG
- a CDS encoding response regulator transcription factor, giving the protein MPTIALVDDDRNILTSVSIALESEGYRVQTYTDGASALEGLQSDPPDLAIFDIKMPRMDGMELLRRLRQKSDLPVIFLTSKDDEIDELFGLKMGADDFIRKPFSQRLMVERVKAVLRRSQAKDVVGAPSEASKTLERGSLVMDQERHTCTWMGRQVILTVTEFLILFALAQRPGVVKSRNALMDAAYDDQVYVDDRTIDSHIKRLRKKFKVVDDDFDMIETLYGVGYRFREG; this is encoded by the coding sequence ATGCCAACGATTGCCTTGGTCGATGATGACCGAAACATACTGACTTCCGTGTCTATCGCTCTAGAATCAGAAGGGTATCGGGTGCAAACCTATACTGATGGAGCGTCGGCACTGGAGGGGTTGCAAAGTGATCCGCCAGATCTGGCTATTTTCGATATCAAAATGCCGCGAATGGATGGTATGGAGCTACTTCGGCGGCTACGGCAAAAATCTGACCTACCTGTAATCTTTCTTACTTCCAAGGACGACGAGATTGATGAGTTGTTTGGTTTGAAGATGGGGGCGGATGATTTTATCCGTAAACCGTTTTCCCAGCGTCTCATGGTGGAGCGGGTCAAGGCTGTTTTACGCCGCTCGCAGGCCAAAGACGTGGTGGGCGCTCCAAGTGAAGCCAGCAAGACACTGGAGCGTGGCAGCCTTGTTATGGATCAGGAGCGACACACCTGCACATGGATGGGTCGGCAGGTGATTCTGACTGTTACAGAATTTTTGATTCTGTTTGCTCTGGCTCAGCGTCCGGGTGTGGTGAAAAGCCGGAATGCCTTGATGGACGCCGCCTATGATGATCAGGTCTATGTGGATGACCGGACTATTGACAGCCACATTAAAAGGCTGCGCAAGAAGTTCAAGGTTGTCGACGATGATTTCGATATGATCGAAACACTCTATGGAGTTGGCTACCGTTTCAGGGAAGGCTAA
- the ahcY gene encoding adenosylhomocysteinase: protein MAQFSDYIVKDISLADWGRTEIEIAETEMPGLMACREEFGRNKPLKGARIAGSLHMTIQTAVLIETLVELGAEVRWASCNIFSTQDQAAAAIAAANIPVFAVKGETLEEYWEYASRIFDWGNGETANLILDDGGDATLMVLLGAQAETDPSVISSPSNEEETALYSIIKRRLSEDPGYFSKIKANIQGVSEETTTGVMRLYEMEKKGELPFPAINVNDSVTKSKFDNRYGCRESLVDGIRRGTDVMMSGKTAVVCGYGDVGKGSAKSLEGAGARVIVTEIDPICALQASMDGYEVRTLEQVAPTADIFVTATGNKDIITADHMRDMKDMAIVCNIGHFDNEIQVAALRNFKWRNVKPQVDMIEYPDGKRLLLLSEGRLVNLGNATGHPSFVMSASFTNQVLAQMELFCRGDNYENKVYVLPKHLDEKVARLHLEKLGVSLTELTPDQSEYLGIDRNGPYKSVQYKY from the coding sequence ATGGCACAGTTTTCAGATTACATTGTCAAAGATATCTCGCTGGCTGATTGGGGCCGTACGGAGATCGAAATAGCGGAAACCGAAATGCCGGGCCTTATGGCATGCCGCGAGGAGTTTGGAAGGAATAAGCCGCTCAAGGGTGCGCGCATTGCAGGTTCGCTGCATATGACAATCCAGACCGCTGTTCTGATTGAAACACTCGTTGAGCTGGGTGCGGAAGTGCGCTGGGCCTCCTGTAATATCTTTTCTACTCAAGATCAGGCCGCTGCCGCAATTGCTGCTGCCAATATTCCCGTGTTTGCTGTGAAAGGCGAGACACTGGAAGAATACTGGGAGTATGCCAGTCGGATCTTCGACTGGGGCAACGGCGAAACCGCCAATCTGATTCTGGATGACGGGGGGGACGCCACCTTGATGGTTCTGTTGGGCGCACAGGCCGAAACAGACCCTTCAGTCATCTCCTCGCCTAGCAATGAAGAGGAAACGGCTCTTTACTCCATCATCAAACGTCGCCTTTCTGAAGATCCCGGCTATTTCTCGAAGATTAAAGCCAATATTCAAGGTGTTTCCGAGGAAACCACAACCGGAGTGATGCGCCTTTACGAGATGGAAAAGAAAGGGGAGTTGCCGTTCCCTGCGATTAATGTGAATGACAGCGTCACTAAGTCCAAGTTCGATAACAGGTACGGGTGCCGTGAATCTCTGGTGGATGGCATTCGCCGTGGCACCGATGTGATGATGTCCGGTAAAACTGCGGTTGTGTGTGGTTATGGGGACGTGGGTAAAGGCTCCGCCAAATCTCTGGAAGGGGCGGGCGCCCGGGTGATCGTTACGGAAATTGATCCGATCTGTGCTCTTCAAGCTTCTATGGATGGGTATGAAGTACGCACACTGGAACAAGTGGCACCAACCGCTGATATTTTTGTAACCGCGACCGGCAACAAGGACATCATCACCGCTGACCACATGCGGGACATGAAGGACATGGCCATTGTTTGTAATATCGGGCACTTTGATAACGAGATTCAGGTTGCTGCTCTTCGCAATTTCAAATGGCGTAATGTGAAGCCACAGGTGGATATGATTGAATATCCCGATGGCAAGCGGCTGTTGCTGCTCTCCGAAGGACGTTTGGTGAACCTTGGCAATGCCACTGGACATCCAAGCTTTGTGATGTCTGCAAGCTTTACAAATCAGGTGCTGGCACAGATGGAGCTGTTCTGCCGTGGGGATAACTACGAGAATAAAGTCTATGTTCTGCCCAAGCATCTGGACGAGAAAGTTGCACGTTTGCATCTGGAGAAGCTGGGCGTGAGCTTGACGGAGCTGACGCCAGACCAGTCTGAGTACCTAGGTATTGACAGGAATGGGCCTTATAAGTCCGTACAATATAAGTACTAA